The Proteus vulgaris genome has a segment encoding these proteins:
- the rbsA gene encoding D-ribose transporter ATP binding protein produces the protein MEPLLELKDIDKSFPGVKALSGATLRIYPGRVMALVGENGAGKSTLMKVLTGIYKKDAGEVIYQGEHCSFNGPKSSQEAGIGIIHQELNLIPELTIAENIFLGREFTRAFGAIDWKRMYAEADKLLARLNLAYSSHRLVSELSIGDQQMVEIAKVLSFGSKVIIMDEPTDALTDTETESLFSVIRELREQGCGIVYISHRLKEIFEICDDVTVLRDGQFIGEKPVASLKEDTLIEMMVGRKLEDQYPRINIPQGKTKLNVINLSGEDVHDVSFSLHESEILGISGLMGAGRTELMKIIYGALPKTSGTIALDGKPCQIRKPVEGLEHGIVYISEDRKRDGLVLGMSVKENMSLTALRYFSRGMGVLNHKEEQLTVGDFIKLFNIKTPSMDQTIGFLSGGNQQKVAIARGLMTRPKVLILDEPTRGVDVGAKKEIYQLINKFKQEGLSIILISSEMPEVMGMSDRILVMHEGRISGEFSAHNVTQEMLMAAAVGKQYDAKIGV, from the coding sequence ATGGAACCTTTACTCGAACTTAAAGATATTGATAAGTCATTTCCTGGTGTAAAAGCACTATCAGGCGCTACTCTACGAATTTACCCTGGTCGAGTAATGGCTTTGGTCGGTGAGAATGGGGCAGGCAAATCAACATTAATGAAAGTACTCACCGGTATCTATAAAAAAGATGCGGGGGAAGTCATTTATCAAGGTGAACATTGCTCCTTCAATGGTCCTAAATCATCACAAGAAGCAGGAATAGGCATTATTCACCAAGAACTTAACCTTATCCCAGAATTAACCATTGCAGAAAATATCTTCTTAGGTCGTGAGTTTACGCGTGCTTTTGGGGCTATCGATTGGAAGAGAATGTATGCTGAGGCTGATAAGTTATTAGCACGATTAAACCTCGCTTACAGTAGCCACCGTTTAGTGTCTGAATTATCAATTGGTGATCAGCAAATGGTGGAAATCGCCAAAGTACTCAGCTTTGGTTCTAAAGTGATTATTATGGACGAACCAACCGATGCATTAACCGATACAGAAACTGAATCACTGTTTAGTGTTATTCGCGAATTGAGAGAGCAAGGTTGTGGCATTGTCTATATCTCGCATCGTTTAAAAGAAATCTTTGAGATTTGTGATGATGTGACGGTACTTCGGGATGGCCAGTTTATTGGAGAGAAACCTGTCGCTTCGTTAAAAGAAGATACGCTCATTGAAATGATGGTTGGCCGTAAACTAGAAGATCAATACCCTCGTATCAATATTCCTCAAGGCAAGACCAAACTCAACGTTATTAATCTTAGTGGTGAAGATGTTCACGATGTCAGTTTCTCATTACATGAAAGTGAAATTCTGGGTATTTCAGGCTTAATGGGTGCTGGACGTACAGAATTAATGAAAATTATCTATGGTGCATTACCTAAAACGAGTGGAACCATAGCGCTAGATGGTAAACCTTGTCAAATCAGAAAGCCGGTAGAAGGGCTTGAGCACGGTATTGTTTATATCTCTGAAGACAGAAAACGTGATGGTTTAGTACTAGGCATGTCAGTGAAAGAAAATATGTCGCTAACTGCACTTCGCTATTTTAGCCGAGGCATGGGCGTACTCAATCATAAAGAAGAACAACTGACCGTCGGCGATTTTATTAAGTTATTCAATATAAAAACCCCTTCAATGGATCAAACCATTGGCTTTTTATCCGGGGGGAATCAGCAAAAAGTCGCTATCGCAAGAGGCCTAATGACTCGCCCCAAAGTGCTTATTCTTGATGAACCCACTCGAGGTGTAGACGTAGGCGCTAAAAAAGAAATTTATCAGCTAATCAATAAATTTAAACAAGAAGGATTAAGCATTATCTTAATTTCTTCTGAAATGCCTGAGGTAATGGGAATGAGTGACCGTATTTTGGTGATGCATGAAGGTCGTATTAGCGGTGAGTTTTCAGCTCACAATGTCACACAAGAAATGCTAATGGCAGCCGCTGTTGGTAAACAATATGACGCTAAAATAGGAGTTTGA
- the rbsD gene encoding high affinity ribose transport protein: protein MKKGVLLNSPISSVISRLGHTDKITIADAGLPIPSSVERIDLALTQGIPDFMSVLQTVTHEMQIEAVMLAEEIKTINPSLFNEILSYLNLLEQEQKKPIQITYVLHEVFKKQLPENKAVIRTGECTPYANIVLFSGVTF, encoded by the coding sequence ATGAAAAAAGGCGTATTACTAAATAGTCCTATTTCTAGCGTAATTTCACGTTTAGGACACACTGATAAAATCACCATTGCAGATGCCGGATTACCTATTCCCTCTTCTGTCGAACGTATTGACCTCGCTCTAACACAGGGAATACCTGACTTTATGTCAGTATTACAAACTGTCACTCATGAAATGCAAATAGAAGCCGTGATGCTGGCAGAAGAAATTAAGACCATTAATCCCTCCCTTTTTAATGAAATACTCTCTTACCTCAATTTATTAGAGCAAGAGCAGAAGAAACCTATTCAAATAACGTATGTTCTTCATGAAGTATTCAAAAAACAACTTCCTGAAAATAAAGCGGTTATTAGAACGGGTGAATGTACACCTTATGCCAATATTGTGTTGTTTTCTGGTGTGACTTTCTGA